Genomic DNA from Deltaproteobacteria bacterium:
CCGGATGGAACGCAGACATCCATCGCCGGCGATAGCTCCGCGATGTACGTCTCGGAGGCGACTTCGGTGCCCCGCAGCGCCGCGGCGATCCGGTCGCGATCGAGCATCCGTGGCACCTCGCGCTGCGGCGTATCCGCGGAGAGGAGACGTAGCTTGCCCAGGCTCGGCGCATCGAGGGCTATGTCGGCGAGACGCCGTACGGCGTCTGACTCGTCCGCGACGGCAGTGCCGATCGCTCGCAGCATTTCGCGCTGTTGCGCGATGTACGTGGCGATGCGTGCCGCGGCCTGAGCGGCGATTGCCTCGAGGGCCTCCTGCGACGCGCGCTCGCCGCGGTCACCGAGGATCCGCAGGCCAAAGATGGCCAGAAGGAGGACCGGGATGACGCCGCTCGCGGCGATCAGCGCAGTGAGCAGCAAGGCGATGCGGCGCCGCGTCACCGCACGATCTCCCATTCGGGCAGTGTTTCGAGTGCCTCGTACGGCCCGAGCCTCGGATTCACGATCCTGACGTCGACGACCGCGATCTGTTCGCGGGTGCATACGAAAGCACCGGGGGGATCCTCGCGAAGAGCGGCATGAGCCGCCCTCCAGTCACCGGCATCGACGGCCCGATCGACCGCGGGATTCGAGTATCCGATGAGGTTGTACGGTGCTCCGGTCCGCCATACGAGAGCGAGCGCGCTCGGTGGCCATCGGAGCGGACGCGCCGTCACCAGATCGAAATCGCGATTCCTCACCCGCGATACCGCCTCTTCGGGCACCAGCTGGGAAACTTCGCCGGCCCGGTCCGCCAGAACACGTCGCGATGCCAGCGCAAGCCGCTCGAACGGGCCCCAGCTCACGACGCGCAAAGGCCGTCCTGCAGGGGGGCCCGGCTCATCGCCGCCGCTCCCCTCGGCGCACTCCCCGCCGTCGTACGCCAGGTCTCGCACGCGTTGCGAACCAAGGATGCGTTCGAGCTGTAATCGTTCGGATCGCGGCAATTCGGGGTTGAAGAGAATGGAGTCCGTACTTCGTCCCGTGCCGCGGATGATCTGCAGCGATGGCACGCCTCTGAAGAACTCGAGCCAGCGCGACTCCACATCGACGATCAGATTCGTGTCTCCTTTGAGCGTGTGCGCGAAAGCATCGCGAGGAGTGTCGTAGGCAATGATGCGCACGTCATTGATCCGTCCAGCCGCCGGGATCCGCCGCGCCAACCGGAGCTCCGTCGGCGTCTGAGACGCAACCGCGAAGGGTCCAGTTCCGAGGAACTTGTCCTGCACGCGGCGGAAGATGAGCGCATTCAGGAGCAACGCGTCTGCTGGCAGGCCTTCCTGGCGCGACTCGATCAGCAGGGCGCCATCCGACTTGATTGCCCGCAAGCCGGCGGGCTCCAGTGATTGGATGACATCCACATCCGTCACCGGCGTCCCGTCGCTGAAGGTGGCGTCGCGTCGGACCTCGACGCGCAGCTCCTTGTTCGACAAGCGATCGACGCTGGCGGCGAGGCTTGGCCTCAGCTCCCCTGCGGCGTCGATCGTGACGAGCCTCTCATATACCCATGGCTGGGCGATGGAAGCCAAGGCGGTTTCGTTGCCCGTGGGGGCCAGTTCGCCCAACGGCCCCCACATGGCAAGCTTGACGACGAACGCCTCGCGTGATGGCGGCGATGTGCAGCCCAGGATGATACTGAACAGCAATAGCCGATACACGCTGCCTGCCACCTTTCGCAGTACGGCTTTGCGGAGTCAAACGCTGCGAAAGGCGCCGCGGTCATGCGACCGGAGGACTTATCACGATCATTCCGCAGACGGTCGGAACGCGCACGGACTTCCTCTTCGACCGGTTGATCTTCATGGGTGTCTCCAGTGTTGGTCAGGCTGTTTCCGTCCACTCCGGTTGCGGGAACTCCGTGAGGTAGCGGTGGACGACGCTCTCGCGGAAACTCGACTCGAACATGTCCTTCTTGCAGGCGACTTCGTCGCGGCGGCCAGTCTTCAGGAACTTCCCGCCCAGGCACCCGCCGACGCACACCGGGAGATACGGGCAATCGCCGCATTTTTCCCAAGGCCTCAGCTCGACGAGCGGCGCCACCTTCTCGGGTGCCGAGGACGCAACGTGCGCGACCTCGAGTCCCGGGAGCCCGGCGACCACCGGGCATTTGTACACGCGGCCTTCGGGATCGATGGTGTAGTTGTTCTTCCAGTGCAGCTCGCAGGGCCCGAGGAGGCCTTCGAGCGTCCTGCCCTGATGAGCAGTCGGCGTCATCTTCCGGCGCTCGATCGACGCGTTGAGCTGCACCAGCGTCTGCGTCTCCTGCTTTTCGCTGCAGCCGGTGCAAGTGCCTTTACTGCGTTGCTGCGTGTCGACCATCGGCCGGAACATCACTCCGGCAAGGAGCGGCGCGACGCCGCTCTTCTCGAACCGATCGAGCAGCGCTTCGAACGAGGCCGCCTGGTCGGGGAAGAAGTGCCCCCCGACGAACACCTTGCACCCGGCCTGGGCGAGCGCAACGACGTTGTCGAAGATCACGTCGAAGGTGCCGCGGCCGTCGCGATAGACGCGCATCCGGTCGTGCGTTTCCTTGTCGCCGTCGAGAGTGACCTTGAAGGCGCCGGGGCCGAAGGAATGCATCTTCCGGGCGAACTCCACGTCGAGCTGGATGCCGTTCGTGGTCATGTCCCAGCGGAACGTGCCGCCTCGGGCCTTCATCGAAGCGGACAGCACCTGCGCGGTGCGCAGGCAGTAGTCCTTGCGCGTGGTGGGCTCGCCGCCGAAGTAATGGACCTGCAGCGTGCGCAGTCCGCGCTCGTCGACCTGGCGCAGGAGCCACTCCAGCGTTGCATCCTCGGTCGGCGCCGACATCTTGGTGAACGACGGGTGCTCCTTCTGGAAGCAATAGTTGCAGGCGAGGTTGCACTGCAGCGTTGGCATCAAGGTCACGTACATCGTGCCGGGGACGCCTTCGCTCGCCTTGTCCAGGTATGCGCGGACCCTGACATCGTCCTCGAGGCGATTGCTTACGAGAAATCCGTCTTCGACCAGCGCGTCCCGCGCTTCGCGCTCGTCCGCCGTCGCCGGCTGATTCCCCGCGGACCACCGAGCGATGGCGCGGAGCGTCGCTTCGTCGATGCCGGCGTAGCGATCCTCGATCACGCTGTAGAGGACGTGCTCGCCCGGCCGAACGTTCTCGTAGGCGACCACGAATCGGGAGAGCTGCATTGCGCGACCCCTACGCAACGGTGGTGCCAGCTCTCTCAGCGTCTCTCCCCCAGAGGAGACGAGCCAGTTTCCGGGCCGGCGGCCAGCGTTCCGGCCGCGCTTCGGGGCTCGGAACCGGGCCTCGACCTGCGCGGTTTCGCGGCGCGGGATCGCGCGGCAACGCCGAAAGAACTCAATCGGTGCGCGCTTCGCCGCGGGGCCAGAGTGCTGGCTGGAGCGGCCAGTTCCCCGGCCCTGAAGGTGGCGCGCGAATTGCTCGCGACGCGATTTCGTGACTCCGCAAAAGCAAAAGATCATCGCGGTGCGCCACCTCCGTGCAGGAGGGCGCTTGATTCCCGTTCACTTCTCCCGGAATGCCGGAGGCTCCGTCGCGGGACGAGCCGTGCTCGGCGCCCAGGATA
This window encodes:
- a CDS encoding radical SAM protein, producing the protein MIFCFCGVTKSRREQFARHLQGRGTGRSSQHSGPAAKRAPIEFFRRCRAIPRRETAQVEARFRAPKRGRNAGRRPGNWLVSSGGETLRELAPPLRRGRAMQLSRFVVAYENVRPGEHVLYSVIEDRYAGIDEATLRAIARWSAGNQPATADEREARDALVEDGFLVSNRLEDDVRVRAYLDKASEGVPGTMYVTLMPTLQCNLACNYCFQKEHPSFTKMSAPTEDATLEWLLRQVDERGLRTLQVHYFGGEPTTRKDYCLRTAQVLSASMKARGGTFRWDMTTNGIQLDVEFARKMHSFGPGAFKVTLDGDKETHDRMRVYRDGRGTFDVIFDNVVALAQAGCKVFVGGHFFPDQAASFEALLDRFEKSGVAPLLAGVMFRPMVDTQQRSKGTCTGCSEKQETQTLVQLNASIERRKMTPTAHQGRTLEGLLGPCELHWKNNYTIDPEGRVYKCPVVAGLPGLEVAHVASSAPEKVAPLVELRPWEKCGDCPYLPVCVGGCLGGKFLKTGRRDEVACKKDMFESSFRESVVHRYLTEFPQPEWTETA